GCCGGCTAGGGCCAGGCCGACGCCGATCAGCCCGAACTGCTGGCGCAGGAGCGCCGCCCAGGCGGAGAGCCGGCCGGGCAGGGCGTCAAGGGGCAGGCGGAACAGGAAGCGCTGATATAGCCGGCCGCTGACCAGCCACCAGAAGCGTTCCGGCGTTCTCGGATCCCCCCAGTTGACCGGCGGGTCAGCGGCGGCGCGGATGGGCAGGATCAGATAGACCAACAGGCCCAGCAGGAAAAGCCCGGAGGCCAAGAGGATAGCGCGCGCCGGCCGGCTGTGTCGCCAGGAGATGAGGGCCGTCAGCACCAGCGCCGGCGCCATCAGCGCGAGGGAGAGGTGATTTCCCAGGCCCAGACCGAGGGCGAGGGCCGCGGCGGGGATGTACCTTCCGCTCCCACCGGCCAGTTCGCGGGTCATGAGCAACAGCAGTAAGGCGGCAAAGGCGCTGTGTAGGGCATAGACCTCCGCAACCACGGCCTGGGACCAGGGAGTGGGGGCGAAGGCGAAGGAAAGGCCGGCCGTGCCGGCAATGATGGCGCGCAGCGGGGCGGGAAGGGGACTGGTATCCAGCAGGTGCCAGCCGGCCAGCGTCACCAGGCCGGCGGCCAAGGCCGCGCACAGGGCGGAGAAGAGGTTCACGCCGCGCGCCGGCTCCCAGCCGGGCAAATGGGCGAAAGGCGCCGCCAAGAGCAGATAGGTGGGATAGCCGGGCGGATGCGGGATGCCGCCGGTGTACACGGCGGTCACCAGCTCGCCGCTGTCCGCCGCATCATGGCTCCAGGTGATGGTCGGGGCCAGGGTGGCAGTGTACACGACCAGCGCGATGAGACAGACCGCGCCGGCGGTCAACAGGGGGATCCCGCGCCGGTTCATCGTCCGGGCCGCCTGCCTCCCGTCGGTGGAAGCTCGGCCGGCGGCAGAGCGACCGCGGCGGCCGGCGACTTCCAGACCGCGCCGGCATGGCTGACCTCTGCCCAGGCCTCCAGCACTGTGCCAGGCGGCGCGGCGGGGTCTACCACCACCACCGCAATGATGCTCCAGCTCTGGCCGGCCGGCAGGCTCTCCAGCCGGGCGAGGATAGTATGGCCTGCCTCTATCTGGTACTGGCCGGCGGAGAGGCGCGTTTCCCTCGGCGTCACCTGGGCCGGCAGTACTACCCGGGCTTCCAATTGCTCCGCCGGCGTTACCCCCATGTTGGTTACCCGCAGTTCATAGGTAAACTGCCCGCCCGGTACCGTCGTGGTGACGCTGGCGCGCCACTGTATCTGGAGGTTGGGGATGGCCGGCGCCGTCGTGGGGGCCGGCGAAGGGGTGGCAGTGCCGGCGGAAGGCGGCGGAGGGGTGGGCGTTGCCGGCCGGCGGGTCGGCGGGAGGGTGGGCACGGTCTGATAGCCTGGCTGTTGGCCGGGCCGCGCCCAGGCCGGCGCCAGGCCCCCCATCAGAAGGATCAACAGCCATACCAACCCCCACCATGCCAGAGCGGGCATCCTGCGCCTGATGACTTTCATCATGACCTCCTTTCCGGCACGCCGGCTCATGGCGCGGGAGCGCCTTTGCGCAGTAACGGCCAGAAGACGCGGTGCGGGGCCGCCAGGATAGAGCCGAGGGCCTGATTGTTGCCTTCCGAGCGCTCGCTGACCGCGGCGTTCGGGTCCACCACGGCGCGCAGGTGGTGCAAGCCTGGGCGGTCCACCGTCCATTCGAGTTGGGCGACCGCCGTCTGGCCGGCGGCCAGGTAGGGCAGGGTGACACAGCCGGCCGGCATCTCGTTTTCCCCGGGAGGCTGCACCCAGAAGCAGACCTCCACATTCCGGATGTCCAGCCGGCCGGCGTTGCGCACCGGCGCCTTCCACTGCACGGGAATATGTTCCCCCGGGGCAAAGGGCACGCCGGACGAACCCGCCCCCACCCGCTCCAGCGCCAGGTCGGCCCAGACATCCAGCGGATGAGCCAGGGCGTTGTTGGAGAGATTCCATTCCGGCACCGCGCCGTCGGGATTCACCTGGGCGATGAACTGCAGGGGTTGGGTGATGACGCTCTGCCAGGTCAGGGTGATGGCGGCATCGCCGGCATAGCGCCGGGGCAGGGCCGGCACGGCCCCTGCCGCGACCATGGCGCTCCCGCCGCTGGCATCCTCCTGGCGCACCTGAAGGGGAATGGGGCCGGCCGAGGGCGTGTTGCCGCGGTTTTGGACGGTGATATGGGCCGTGAAGGATGCCGGCTCCCCATAGACCAACGCCGCCGGCCGGTCGAGCTGGAAGCGCGCCGGCACCAGGTCCACATAGGGCACTACCAGCGCGCCGGCGTACCTCCCGAACTCCACCCCCAGCGGCCGGATGGCATACGGCGGGAAGGGGTCATAAAGCGCTGACCAGGTCGTGTATTCGTCCTGCTCGAAGCTGGGGTCATCCAGGCTGTACCAGGCCCAGCGCTGGACCAGCCGGTAGCCGTCCTCCGGGTATCCGATTTCTGGGTCGGTCGCGTTCATAAAATAGTCGAACGTGGCCAGCATGAAGCGCCGCACCCGCTCGTAATCGTACCCCAGCCCTTCGTGGAAGAGGATGCCGTATTCCGAGACGATGAGCGGCTTGTTCTGCTGGCCCTTTTCCGCCATCCAGCGGCGGAAGGCCTCGATTTGCTGGCGGAAGTAGGTCATATTGTCATGGTCGTCAATGCCGTAGAGCATGCCGGCGGTGGCGTTGATGCCCGGCGGTATCTCGCACCCCCAGCTCCCTCGGCGTTCCTGAAGGATAAAGTTATGGACGTTCCAGACGTCCACCGGCATGGTCTCGCCGTAGCGCGCCCGGTACCAGTTCCAGACGCGGTCCAGCCACTGCAAGCGTAAGGGGGTGGCCTGCACGACACCGCCGATGGCCACCTGACAGGTGGGGTCCGCCTCCTTGAGGGCGTAATAGATGTCGTGATACTGTTCCGCATAGGTCTCCGGCCAGACATTGTCCTGCCAGATGCAGTCCGGCTCGTTGCCGACCAGCCACAGACTGCCCGGGTTGCTGGCGGCGATCTCGCGGATCTGCGCCAGGCTTGGTTGGATGCTGGCGCCCACGCGGATGATCTGGGCGAAGTCCATGCCCTCCGGGTTGATCAGGTTGGCGGAGGTGCCCCAGTTGACGTACCAGCCGGCGTGCAGTGGGGAAAGGTCATAATTCCGGATGTCCCCCACCACACCGACGCCTAAACGCTCGTTGGCGGAAGGGTACAGGGTCGTCGGGCCATCGGCGCGTGCGCCGGCGCCCCCGACTAGCACGGTCAGGACGAGCAACATGCCGGCGGTGATCCATCTTTTTCGCGGGGTTCCTCTCCACGCGCTCATGCTTCGTCTCCCCGGTTGGCGTTCCTCTGAAGGGTGTGCACAAGGAGTTCGCCCCAATGCAGGCTCTCATGCCGCAGTGCCCATACTCCCCACAGGATGGGCGGCAAGGTGACGCTGAGATGCAGGAGCAGGCTGTAGGCGAAGGCCGTCTGGCGCGGCACGCCGTAGGCATCCAGAACCCAGACGGTGATGGAATGAAAGATGCCGACCTGGCCGGGGGTGATGTTGACCAGCCGGCCGGCGTGCAGGGCCACCAGCAGTAACACCGCCGCTGTCCAGGGAAGGGCCATGTCCAGGGCGCGGAAGGCCAGCATATTGGTGCCGGCGGCCGCCAGCCATATGAGCAGGCTCTGGAGCCAGGGGAGCCAGTGCACCGGAGAGGCGTCCGCCAGCCGGCGAAGCCCTTCCTGCACCCGTGCCGGCCAGGCCGCGTTCCAGCGCCTCAGCACCCGGCCGAGCAGGCCGGTCAGCCACCCCCGCAGACGCGCCTGGCGCAGGGCTAGCAGGCCTATCAACATGACCAGGCC
This genomic stretch from Anaerolineae bacterium harbors:
- a CDS encoding DUF11 domain-containing protein; amino-acid sequence: MKVIRRRMPALAWWGLVWLLILLMGGLAPAWARPGQQPGYQTVPTLPPTRRPATPTPPPPSAGTATPSPAPTTAPAIPNLQIQWRASVTTTVPGGQFTYELRVTNMGVTPAEQLEARVVLPAQVTPRETRLSAGQYQIEAGHTILARLESLPAGQSWSIIAVVVVDPAAPPGTVLEAWAEVSHAGAVWKSPAAAVALPPAELPPTGGRRPGR
- a CDS encoding DUF2723 domain-containing protein translates to MNRRGIPLLTAGAVCLIALVVYTATLAPTITWSHDAADSGELVTAVYTGGIPHPPGYPTYLLLAAPFAHLPGWEPARGVNLFSALCAALAAGLVTLAGWHLLDTSPLPAPLRAIIAGTAGLSFAFAPTPWSQAVVAEVYALHSAFAALLLLLMTRELAGGSGRYIPAAALALGLGLGNHLSLALMAPALVLTALISWRHSRPARAILLASGLFLLGLLVYLILPIRAAADPPVNWGDPRTPERFWWLVSGRLYQRFLFRLPLDALPGRLSAWAALLRQQFGLIGVGLALAGIWFGGRPRRTWNLLAGLTYVLFVAYAMGYDTSDSYVYLIPSYAIVSLWIAQGLAGILEACWTVEGFRRRWPLAAGAILILPLISAVIHWREVDLHQDRLALAYAEEALAGAEEEAIILAHGDAPTFALWYAHYALGRRPDITLITISLWQYDWYRQNIARRVPGLFPPDDNPPPDLDILIRRLRSQRPLYLAGDSSVLLEYHWEPIGPLFQLAD